A portion of the Parasedimentitalea marina genome contains these proteins:
- the soxB gene encoding thiosulfohydrolase SoxB has product MISRRDFMQTSMAAAALYGASGFGNWARVAAQQSLTQDKLLEFDTFGNVSLIHITDIHAQLKPIYFREPSVNIGVGGNKGAVPHVTGADFRKLYGIDDGSPSAYALSHSDFSSLAQAYGRVGGLDRVATVINSIRAARPDALLLDGGDTWHGSYTCHQTAGQDMVNVMNALKPDAMTFHWEFTLGSERVNEIVEGLPFAALGQNIFDAEWDEPTELFPPYKFFESGGVKVAVIGQAFPYMPIANPGWMFPEYSFGIRDERMQEMVDEVRAKGAELVVCLSHNGFDVDKQMAGKVSGIDVILSGHTHDALPEPVLVGDTIIVASGSNGKFVSRVDLDVRNGRMMGFRHKLIPIFSDVITPDPEVAQLIDDQRAPYMDTLSEVIGQTADDQTLYRRGNFNGTWDDLICDALISERDADIALSPGVRWGPSILPGQDITREDIWNVTSMSYGEAYRTEMTGEFLHVVLEDVADNLFNPDPYYQQGGDMVRVGGLGYRIDVTKPQGSRITEMTLLKTGEVIDPSKTYQVAGWASVNQGTEGPKIWDVVEAHIAKQGTISLDPNNSVNVVGA; this is encoded by the coding sequence ATGATATCTCGCCGCGATTTTATGCAAACCAGCATGGCAGCAGCTGCGCTTTATGGGGCATCCGGGTTTGGAAATTGGGCGCGGGTCGCCGCGCAACAATCGCTGACACAAGATAAACTGTTAGAGTTTGACACCTTCGGCAACGTATCCCTGATCCACATCACCGACATCCATGCGCAGCTAAAGCCGATCTATTTCCGCGAGCCCTCGGTCAACATCGGGGTTGGGGGAAACAAAGGCGCGGTGCCCCATGTTACCGGTGCCGACTTTCGCAAGCTCTATGGCATCGATGACGGCAGCCCATCGGCCTATGCGCTAAGCCACAGTGATTTCTCGTCGCTTGCGCAGGCCTATGGCCGCGTGGGTGGACTAGACCGTGTCGCGACCGTCATCAACTCGATCCGTGCCGCGCGTCCGGACGCCTTGCTGTTGGACGGCGGCGATACATGGCATGGCAGCTATACCTGCCATCAGACGGCCGGTCAGGACATGGTCAACGTTATGAACGCGCTAAAGCCTGACGCGATGACGTTCCACTGGGAATTCACGCTTGGCTCAGAGCGGGTGAACGAGATTGTCGAAGGTCTGCCATTCGCGGCGCTGGGCCAGAACATCTTTGACGCCGAATGGGACGAGCCAACCGAGCTGTTCCCGCCGTATAAATTCTTTGAAAGCGGTGGCGTGAAGGTCGCTGTGATTGGCCAGGCCTTTCCCTATATGCCAATCGCCAACCCCGGCTGGATGTTCCCCGAATACTCGTTTGGTATTCGCGACGAGCGGATGCAGGAAATGGTCGATGAAGTCCGTGCCAAAGGGGCCGAGCTGGTGGTTTGCCTAAGCCATAACGGCTTTGACGTTGATAAGCAGATGGCAGGTAAGGTGAGCGGGATTGACGTGATCCTGTCTGGCCACACCCATGACGCACTGCCGGAACCTGTTTTGGTCGGCGACACCATTATTGTGGCGTCCGGCTCAAACGGGAAATTTGTCAGCCGTGTCGATCTCGATGTGCGCAACGGCCGTATGATGGGCTTTCGTCATAAACTGATCCCGATCTTCTCGGATGTGATCACTCCCGACCCTGAGGTGGCACAGCTGATCGATGATCAACGCGCGCCTTACATGGACACGCTAAGCGAAGTCATTGGCCAGACGGCAGATGACCAGACCCTGTACCGTCGTGGCAACTTTAACGGCACATGGGATGATCTGATCTGCGACGCGCTGATTTCTGAACGTGACGCGGATATTGCCCTGTCGCCCGGTGTGCGCTGGGGGCCGTCTATCTTGCCGGGACAGGACATCACCCGTGAAGACATCTGGAACGTCACTTCGATGAGTTATGGCGAGGCCTACAGGACTGAAATGACAGGTGAGTTCCTGCATGTGGTGCTGGAAGACGTTGCCGACAACCTGTTCAATCCCGACCCCTATTATCAGCAGGGCGGCGATATGGTGCGCGTTGGTGGTCTTGGCTACCGGATCGATGTCACCAAGCCGCAGGGCAGCCGCATCACCGAGATGACATTGCTCAAAACCGGAGAGGTCATTGATCCGTCCAAGACCTATCAGGTTGCCGGCTGGGCCTCGGTCAATCAAGGCACCGAAGGTCCGAAAATCTGGGACGTGGTCGAGGCGCATATCGCCAAACAAGGCACCATTTCGCTTGATCCAAACAACAGTGTGAACGTGGTCGGAGCCTAG